From the genome of Oryza glaberrima chromosome 1, OglaRS2, whole genome shotgun sequence:
GGAACGGAATGTGGAGAGGTGGGTGGGGCCTCGTGGAGATTCCGGAGTTCGGGAGAATGGACGGTCTTGATTGACTAAGGACGGCCTCGTGATTCGTGCTCGCGGAACTTGCCGACGCGGCACGGCGACAGGTGGCCTCTTGCTCTCTGTCCGGACTCCCGgactcttcctccgccgccgccgccatggcgatgGGCGCGGCGGTCCGGCGGATGcacgccgcagcggcggcggcggcggcggcggcgcagccccCGCGCCTGACGAAGCTTGCGCTGCACCCGCCCAGATCGgtgagttcctcctcctccgctctcGGCGGCTAATTACTTCCCGCTTAGATCCCGTGCGCTTTGCCTGTTCCTTGCTTCCTTCCTACTGTTGGTTGGTGGTACTTCGTTTGGTGTCGCGAAGCCAAGTGCACTTTCGGTTCCAAACTCGCTACATCGCCGCATTGGACCACCTGCTGTATTGCTGCTGTGCCGTCGACTTCACTTCATCCATTCATTTACTGTTGTAACTTACCTTGATCCTTCTGTTTGAGTAATGGGATTGCGAAGTGACTAGCTGGAACTCGAATTGGTTCTGAGAGTATTGCTCTTTTCGGCAACGGGGAATGTAGCGAATTCATCATACATTCATACTGTTCATCCGTGGGTGACCAGACAGCGAAGTATGAAAAGAATCGCTAGTGAGCACTACAATTGGTCCCCGCTCTTCATTTTTCCAATTGGGTGCTGGAAATTTTGTGAAATCTTGCGTGCGATCCAGGTGGAGCTCCAAATCAGTGGCAGCAAATAGTCAGTCATCTTTATCCCAAATATCTCGGATCATGTCCTTGTCAAAGTTCCTGCCATGGTAGGTTTATATGTTTGTCTCAACTGAGTTTGTTTGCCGGGTTTTTCTACCGAGAAATTATTGGCTGCAGCTGACAGATATGAGTTGCCAAGACTACGGTTATTGTGTGAATCTTACTTGTGCAAGCATATTTCTGTAAACTCTGTGGCAACTACCCTAGCATTGGCTGACCGACATCATGCTATGGAGCTTAAATCTGTTTGCCTAAAATTTGCTGCTGAAAATCTTTCAGGTAAAAATACTTCACATGCAAGTTAGATTCATCACATCTTATATAGAACTATTAAATTTTTGCCCCTTAAGCATGCTTGACCGCAGGACATCGGCGAGCTGCTCCCTGCCGATGTGAGATGTTAGGGGATTCCTACACCTCTCAAACGCGGTTTCGCAGGCGTCCTGAAACGATGGCTGCTTCCTGAGGTGCGCACATCCAATCAAGAACTGCATACATCACGTCCTTGAATGTTAGTAAGCGCAAGGCATCAGTTATTATGTTGATTGTATTCAAGTTGATACCTGACGGAATGTGATGGATTCCTTGGCTTCAAAATCGAAGTACTGAAATATCTGAAAAACAGATGCACAAGTTCAGCGAAGGGTGTACTGTAACTCCAATTAAGGTTGGCAGTATTTACGCGAGGAGAATGCCAGTACCTTCTTGCAAAGAGGGGTGCAATTAAGGCCAAAATGAGCCCAAAAATCTTGCGCATTCACACGTCCGCTGCAAGGGTTAACCGGTTAAGTAATGTCATTTGTCATGATTCTGTGAAATCATGATAATCGATGTCTCTGATTAGCTCGATAACAATCAAtattctttctccaccagtgcattGGTTTCCATTCTTGATTGAACCACAATGTCGAAGAGTTACCATGTCTGCATCTATAAGATCATCATCACTGAAACACACAATTTGAGAGAAGTGGTTACGCACCCTTTCATCATTACAGGCATGCTCGATCAAACTTCCTGACATATCAGCACTCTGCTAACATGTTGCTTCATACAATTTGCTAATGTGCGCTAATATAGGACATAATTTGAAGATATTTGTTGGTGATTGTTTGGTCGTGTACACCTAATGGCATCAGTCACAATTGGATTGAGCTTACAAGCCACAATTAATAATGAAAATCTCACATTGACTGAAGTGCTATAGCCATCCCATGATAAGTGCTCTAGTTTATGTGCAATTTTATTGTAGAAATTACTGACataattttcttttcgttttttctcATTAATATGATCTTGCTGAACAGGTGTTCCTCCATATTGCTGCATGATGCCTCATGCCTTGATCAGGGTATTGGTGACTATTGAACTATATTTACTGTTCTTCACAGGTGGAGGTTGAATTCACTGATGGTAGCTCATTCCATCTGTCAGCTGAATTTCTAAGAGTACATAGTCCAGCAGCTGACAGCAAAATAATATCAGTATCTGGTGAGAAGGTAATTTTCTGCTACGTAGTATATTTTCTATCACTCCATGATACACTTGATCTTATGGAACGTCTGGTTTATGGTTTATAGACGTACGCACCTATGCTGGGGTGGAAAATTATGCACATTTTGCTTCTGTAGGGGTACACTTTCTGTTTATAGAGTATAGACCATTCTGCCTATAcccatttgtttggttttttgGTCCTACAAACCTTAAAGCACTAAGCTCAGGACAAATCCTTAATAATACATATAATAGAAAAGTACTTTCTCAAAGTCATGCTTTTTATTCCGACTTTGCTCTCTGCTGTAACAGAAAATGTTATAATGTATTTACTTTGTAACTCCTGATCAGGTTATATTTGGGCAACGGTATGTTGGAATAATGTCAGCTGAATCAGTAGGAAACTATGCAATTCGGTAAGGGTCTTATGATGGGAATATCGTTTGCATGCTAAAAAAATCATGGCACATTTTTCACTTACAATAATAAGGAAATTGGTTGTGGCATCTAGTCGCTTATAAACAATTGGACTTTTCTTCTATAAAAAGAgagatttttgttcttttctcttcaaCGCCTGATATGACCAGTTATTTGTGCCACAGGATACTATTTGATGATTTGCACAAGACGGGGATCTTCACATGGGATTACTTGCATCATCTGGGTTCTAAAAAGTTCAGTCTGACGCGAAATTATATCAGAACTTTGAGAAAGCATGGTCTTAGCCGGGATCCTCAGAGAAGGAAATGATGAACACAAACCTTCACTCAGATTCAGATTGTGACACGAGGAAAACTTATGTACGCTTTCCGTACCAAGTCTCAGTAACAGTAATGACTGCTGCTGCCAATGCTGGAGAGCACTAGAACGAGAAATACAGAATGTATGAAACCAGATTATCAACTGCTGAATATAGTAACAGTTTTAGGAATGGCGACTGAATACTGATGATACTCTAGGGTTCATTCTTTGAGGTTTAAGAATGAGGGCTGCTGTTTTGGAGGCTGATGTTTCAGCCCATCCAAAAAGAGCTGCGTGTAGTGCGTGAGATCTACGCGTGTATCTGacggagaaaaagaaacatacGACGTTTCAATTGGCTGGAATGTTTTTGACTCCATGACTCAATGTCGTTGTCCAATTGTTGCTCCGTAGAGCCATGTGATCCGTGCAGCTGTACACGAAACTACGATTTGAGTCGTGATCACAGGCTTACATGTTAACACGAACAGGCATATCAAACGAATACGA
Proteins encoded in this window:
- the LOC127760019 gene encoding uncharacterized protein LOC127760019 — encoded protein: MAMGAAVRRMHAAAAAAAAAAQPPRLTKLALHPPRSVEVEFTDGSSFHLSAEFLRVHSPAADSKIISVSGEKVIFGQRYVGIMSAESVGNYAIRILFDDLHKTGIFTWDYLHHLGSKKFSLTRNYIRTLRKHGLSRDPQRRK